One region of Emys orbicularis isolate rEmyOrb1 chromosome 6, rEmyOrb1.hap1, whole genome shotgun sequence genomic DNA includes:
- the TOPORS gene encoding E3 ubiquitin-protein ligase Topors — MGDRLNYLTERGRRRRLRHGGEEPRAGPGPGPARCRRQRLKAADTGQPRGEGEPPAPDSGAANITSTTEEFTVDSSFSPKAGTSKLHQTMPTDTSPDSKCPICLDRFDNVAYLDRCLHRFCFRCVQEWSKNKAECPLCKQPFHSIFHTVRAEDDFKEYVLRPLQNGSFASPDGRRFRYRTTLTRERHTSAYPRRSSSSRRTLSPPDNGILFEGLSGQPVGQRDGGIHQMIRRLASRRQASAEGRSLRQIQEQDIINFRRALYRSGVRVRNIQDGGRYRDISAEFFRRNPACLHRLVPWLKRELTVLFGAHGSLVNIVQHIIMSNVTRYDLESQAFSDDLKPFLLHRTNHFLHEFISFARCPFNIEAYDQHANYDCPAPSYEEGSQSESSVITISPDETDSQEPDHNASTTSVDRAPWDDETPGPSYSSSEQVHVAVASPLDTSETSDEEPNRNGTELQGQLKDNAAPDGDTDSSSDNCVIVGYVKPLAERTPELVELSSDSEESVDDGKSEDVKKPQSIQFHVFSVSDASGCSSPCSPITKDGKYSHKSSTSPSHEKMKSKKNEKDTTKIKDLSIKDSLQSSSTRRDRVCSPCSHRLSRRRRSRSSESYSQHSRNRDSHGQRARRKHHSKERLKSRLSRSRDSSRHRSKRDKRRSRPRDISLSRKSQTVSLSSESTISRDVSRSRSRSNDHSRRRSRSRDSDHYYVRDNYQSRYQWEYTFYSRNMDRDGYESSYRRRTQARAHYSRQSASPEFRIQSFSERTNTRNQRGHNESRYYYYERRRSRSRSSNRSRTASDRMRCEKPGGKRKYKTRHLENAQKENATSPCEGKGSDLQKSLSKYSGCYKNQDSLLDNQASIGTRHKKRKKKTRSPSVEIIYEGKASDTTRHHKKKKKKHKKKHRRHHTGNSSHSSPVVITIDSDSDKETGIQENTECDSSISWTTTTQLNERENETPSPVLGTSDGKDEYTVDGESGLLDKDSSITTTRGDLGDDPGNVDRQFQETSNEQALAVADDSSASDMGTLPSNVETIQTESTSRLPSSRASFVESSERPPLILRLPKRLIDRSYWLDSPEKKM; from the coding sequence AACATAACATCAACAACTGAGGAGTTTACGGTGGATAGCAGCTTTTCACCTAAAGCTGGCACAAGCAAGCTGCATCAGACAATGCCAACAGATACATCTCCAGACTCTAAATGTCCAATCTGCTTGGACAGATTTGACAATGTGGCCTACTTAGATCGTTGCTTGCATAGGTTCTGCTTTCGTTGTGTACAGGAATGGTCAAAAAACAAAGCTGAATGTCCACTCTGCAAGCAGCCTTTCCATTCGATCTTCCATACAGTGAGAGCTGAAGATGATTTCAAGGAGTACGTACTCAGGCCTTTGCAGAATGGCTCTTTTGCTAGCCCTGATGGGCGGAGATTTCGTTACCGTACTACATTAACAAGGGAACGTCATACATCAGCTTATCCTCGAAGGAGTTCCTCTTCTCGAAGAACACTGTCACCTCCAGATAATGGGATATTATTTGAAGGATTATCCGGTCAACCAGTAGGGCAAAGAGATGGAGGAATTCATCAAATGATTAGACGACTTGCATCAAGGAGACAAGCTAGTGCAGAGGGTAGATCACTGCGGCAAATTCAAGAACAAGATATAATTAATTTCCGAAGAGCTCTATATCGTTCTGGTGTGCGTGTTAGAAATATTCAAGATGGTGGTCGTTATAGAGACATTTCAGCTGAGTTTTTCCGCCGGAACCCCGCTTGTCTTCACAGATTAGTTCCATGGCTGAAGCGTGAGCTAACAGTCCTGTTTGGTGCCCATGGGTCTCTAGTCAATATTGTACAGCATATCATCATGAGTAATGTGACTAGATATGATTTGGAGAGTCAGGCCTTTTCTGATGACTTAAAGCCTTTTTTGCTCCATCGTACTAACCACTTTTTACATGAATTCATCAGCTTTGCCCGGTGTCCTTTTAACATAGAGGCATACGACCAGCATGCCAATTATGATTGTCCTGCTCCTTCATATGAAGAAGGAAGCCAGTCGGAATCATCAGTTATTACAATATCTCCAGATGAGACAGATTCGCAAGAACCAGATCATAATGCATCCACAACTAGTGTTGATCGGGCACCTTGGGATGATGAAACTCCAGGGCCATCGTATTCCAGCTCAGAGCAGGTTCATGTTGCCGTGGCTTCTCCTTTGGATACTTCGGAAACTTCTGATGAAGAACCTAATAGAAATGGAACTGAACTGCAAGGGCAGTTAAAAGATAATGCAGCCCCAGATGGTGACACTGATTCTTCTTCCGACAACTGCGTCATTGTTGGGTATGTTAAGCCATTAGCTGAAAGAACACCAGAACTTGTTGAGCTGTCCTCGGACTCTGAGGAGTCGGTTGATGATGGGAAAAGTGAGGATGTGAAGAAACCACAGTCCATCCAGTTTCACGTTTTTAGTGTCAGCGATGCTAGTGGGTGCTCATCGCCATGCTCTCCTATAACTAAGGATGGTAAATATAGCCATAAAAGCAGCACCTCACCCTCGCATGAGAAGATGaagtcaaaaaagaatgagaaagaTACAACTAAAATAAAAGATTTGTCTATAAAGGACTCATTACAAAGTTCCTCTACAAGAAGGGATAGGGTGTGCTCTCCGTGCAGCCACAGATTATCCAGGAGGAGGAGATCAAGGAGTTCAGAATCCTATTCACAGCACTCTCGCAACAGAGACAGCCATGGCCAGAGAGCCAGGAGGAAACATCATAGCAAAGAAAGGTTAAAAAGTAGACTATCAAGAAGCAGAGATAGTAGCAGACATAGGAGCAAAAGGGACAAAAGGAGGTCAAGACCTCGAGACATAAGTTTATCTAGAAAAAGCCAGACAGTGTCTCTAAGTAGTGAGAGCACTATATCTAGAGATGTAAGCAGGTCAAGATCCCGGAGTAATGATCATAGTAGAAGAAGATCAAGGAGCAGAGACAGTGATCATTATTATGTAAGAGATAATTACCAAAGTAGATACCAGTGGGAATACACTTTTTACAGTAGAAACATGGACAGAGATGGTTATGAATCCTCATACAGGAGGAGAACTCAGGCCAGAGCTCATTATTCAAGGCAGTCAGCTAGTCCAGAGTTCAGAATACAGTCCTTTTCTGAAAGGACAAATACTCGAAATCAGAGAGGTCACAATGAAAGCCGATATTACTACTATGAAAGACGCAGATCAAGGAGTCGATCCAGTAATAGATCTCGGACTGCTTCTGATAGAATGCGATGTGAAAAGCCTGGTGGAAAAAGGAAATACAAAACTCGCCACTTGGAGAATGCACAGAAGGAGAATGCAACAAGCCCTTGTGAAGGGAAAGGAAGTGACCTGCAGAAGTCTTTGTCAAAATACAGTGGTTGCTACAAAAATCAGGACAGCCTTTTAGACAACCAAGCAAGCATTGGGACTAGacataaaaagaggaaaaaaaagacaagaagtcCAAGTGTAGAGATTATTTATGAAGGAAAAGCTAGTGACACAACCAGAcaccacaaaaagaaaaagaaaaagcacaagAAGAAACACAGGAGACATCACACAGGTAACTCATCACATTCTTCTCCAGTTGTGATTACAATTGACAGTGATAGTGATAAGGAGACTGGAATACAAGAAAATACTGAGTGTGACAGTAGTATCTCTTGGACAACCACAACCCAGttaaatgaaagagaaaatgagACTCCATCCCCTGTCCTGGGAACAAGTGACGGTAAGGATGAGTACACAGTAGATGGTGAAAGTGGATTGTTGGACAAGGATTCCAGTATTACTACCACTAGGGGAGACTTAGGTGATGACCCTGGAAATGTAGATCGCCAATTTCAGGAAACATCAAATGAGCAGGCTCTTGCAGTGGCAGATGATAGTAGTGCATCTGACATGGGAACTCTACCGAGCAATGTTGAAACTATACAAACTGAATCAACCAGTCGGTTGCCTTCTTCCAGAGCATCATTTGTAGAGAGTTCAGAGAGACCACCGTTGATATTGAGACTGCCAAAGAGACTTATTGACCGATCCTATTGGCTTGACTCTCCAGAAAAAAAGATGTAA